Below is a window of Agathobacter rectalis ATCC 33656 DNA.
CAAAGAATAGAAAATGGGCTGAGCTTCAGGTGCTGGAGACGCTGGTTAGCGGAATAGAGACAGCACTTAAAAACAGTAATCTTGCTGTGCCACTGTTACAGAATGTGTTCCCTCTTGAGAAGATTCCAAAGCTTTCTGAGATATCACTTGATAAGGAACTATCTGAGGAAGAATACAAAAAGGAGCTCAAAAATCTGCAGTCTAAGCTTAGCGAGCTGCATAACAGGCTATACAGGCGAAAGATTCCTGTTGTCATAGCATATGAGGGCTGGGATGCAGCAGGAAAGGGTGGAAATATAAAGAGAATCACAGGGGCGCTGGATCCGAGAGGCTTTGAGGTGCATCCGATTGCAAGTCCGCTGCCAAACGAGAAAGCCAGACACTATCTGTGGAGATTTTGGAATCGTCTTCCTAAGACCGGGCATATAGCTATTTTTGACAGGACATGGTATGGCAGGGTTATGGTAGAAAGACTAGAGGGCTTTTGCAGCGAGAATGAATGGCAGCGTGCTTACAATGAGATTAATGAATTTGAAAAGGAGCTGTCAGACTGGGGTGCTGTCATCATAAAGTTCTGGGTGCAGATTGATAAGGATACACAGCTGGCTCGATTTGAGGAACGCCAGAATACTCCGGAAAAGCAATGGAAGATTACCGATGAGGACTGGAGAAACAGAGAAAAATGGGATCTGTATGAGACTGCCGTAAATGAGATGCTAAAGAAAACCAATACCACTTACGCACCATGGCATGTGCTTGAGTCAAACGACAAGAAATATGCGAGAATCAAGGCTCTTAAGATTGTGATTGATGCGATTGAAGCTGCTTTGGAGAATAAAACAGATAAAAAGTAAAAACAGATGTATATAAATAGAGATATGTAAAAAAGAAGCCGGAATAAAATCCGGCCTCTTTTAAAGTGTTGGTAAATTAATTTGGGTACAAAAAATGCGCCTCCAGGGGCTCGAACCCTGCACACCCTGATTAAGAGTCAGGTGCTCTACCAAATGAGCTAGAAGCGCAAACATCTGTGTGAATATCTGTGTCACACGGACAAATGATATTATACACAGGGTTTTACAAAAATGCAAGTACTTTTTTTGAAAAATTTAAAAAATTATAAAAAGGACTTTAAAACACTAAGTACTCCGTTTTCCCAGTAAGGCGCACAGGTGTGTTTTGCGGCTGCGATAACTTCCTGGCGGGCATTTGACACGGCGTAGCTTATACCGGCATTTTGAAGCATCTCAATATCATTCAGATTGTCACCAAAACAGCATACTTCGTCAGGAAGCAGGTCGAATCTGTCTATTAGGTATGAGAGTGCAGTCCATTTGCTGACACCCTTTGCGTTGCAGTCTACCCATTCCTTTCCGGCGGCTGCCAGGTGAGCTTTTTTATTCCATGCCGGAATGAAAACCGGTGTACACAGCTCTTCGCACTTGTCGGGATGAAAGACAGTGAATTTGATGATGTCATTTCTGTCAAGCCTTGTGATGTCATCAACCTCACGCATCTCAAAGCCGTATGAATCACGAAGCAGATGAAAGATTGGGCTGCCACCATCCTCTGCAAAGCAGAAATCAGGAGTAGCAGCAAAGTAATCGCATGCAGGCAGCTCATCGCGGACCATCCGGCACATGCCCTTCCATATATCCTCGTCCATAGGATAGGTTTTTAGGATTTCCTTTGGAGTGCGCACGACTGTTCCTCCGTCTGTTATATACAAAAGCTTGTGCTTTATCGGAGCAAACAGCTTAAATTCGCTTGAAAACTGTCTGCCGGAACAGACTACAAATATTATTCCTTTGTCTATGAGCCTGTCGATGACAGACATGTACTCAGGATCTATGAGCAGTGAGCCGTCCTTTACAAGTGTTCCGTCTATATCTGTTGCTATTAGTTTTATCATTATTTATCTCCCGGGGCGTATATCTTTTGAATATTCAACTATATCATTATAAGAAATTATAATCTCATATGCAAGGGACTTATAGTGTATTTATTACTGTTTGTGAAAGAAAAAACCAGAATATATTGAAAGTTTCCTGCTCATATTGTATCATAGTAATACTGGCTTCATCTTCAATGCGTTGAAGCAATGAAAACTAAGGGGACGATATTTACTATGATAGTAGCACTTATTGAAAAAGTTTATTCTTTCTTGTGGGGAGATCTGATACACATTCCACTGCCCGGCGGTGGGAGCGTGGGAATCTCACTGCTCATAATTCTTTTGATTCCGACAGGAATTTATTTCACTGTAAGGACAAGACTTTTACCAATCAGAATGTTTCCGGACATGATAAAGGCGCTGACAGGTAAAAAGGAAAATAAGGACAGCCTGTCCACGTTCCAGACACTCATTGTCTCTACGGCGACGAGAGTGGGCATGGGTAATCTGGTTGGCGTTGTGGCTGCCATATCAGTGGGAGGCGCAGGTGCGGTTTTCTGGATGTGGATAACAGCCATTATAGGTTCATCCACGGCTTTTGTGGAGGCTACACTGGCACAGCTTCACAAGGAGCCGGATCCATTGTACTCAGGCTATCGTGGAGGTCCGGCGTATTACATACACCATTACTTTGAGGATAAATCAGGCAAAAAGAAAAAACATGTTATTATAGCTGTTTTGTTTGCTATATCCGGACTAATCTGCTGGTGTGGCATAAGTCAGGTGATCAGCAATTCTGTCACATCATCCTTTGAAAATGCATTTGGCGTACCACCTATTTATACTACAATAATTCTGGTGGCAGTGGCTGCTGTAATAGTGCTTAGGAAAAATGCTACGGTAAAGGTGCTTGACATAGTTGTTCCTATCATGGCGGTGTGCTATTTTGCCATAACCATTTTTATCATAATTAAAAATATAGGCATGATGCCATCGGTTTTTTCAAGGATATTTGAGGAAGCCTTCGGTATCAGGCAGGTGGCTGCGGGAGGCTTTGGAGCGGTGCTCATGAACGGTGTAAAGAGAGGTCTTTTTTCAAATGAGGCAGGCTCAGGCTCAGCTCCATGCGCTGCAGCGGCGGCAGAGTGCGATACTCCTGTAAAGGCAGGACTGACGCAGGCGCTCGGTGTATTTATAGATACGATAGTGATTTGCAGCTGTACGGCAATGATCATGCTCACTGCACCGGAGAATATAGTGGCAGGGAAAGAGGGCATGGATTTATTACAGTCAGCTATGAGGTATCATCTTGGAGATTTTGGAGTTATTTTTATAGCAGTCACATTGTTTTTATTCAGCTTTTCCACCTTCCTTGGTATACTTTTTTATGCAAGGAGTAATGTTGCGTACCTGTTTGGGGATAACTGGATTTCACAGACCATGTACAAGGTGCTGGCTCTTGTTATGCTGTTTGTAGGCGGTATCGCGGCATACACATTTGTCTGGGATCTCGGAGATGTAGGAATCGGCCTTATGACTATATTCAATACAGGTATTCTCTATCTGATGGGTGGACAGGCAATAAAGGAGCTGCGAGTCTTTGAGGAGAGTAATAAAGCACAAAGCAATAGTCAATGCTCACAGCAGGGTGATAACGTAACGCAATAACAATAGGAGATATATAAATATGAAAAGAGAATCATTTAAATCACGTCTGGGATTTATACTGGTAAGTGCAGGATGCGCTATAGGCATAGGCAATGTATGGCGTTTTCCGTATGTGACAGGTCAAAACGGTGGCGGTATTTTTGTACTGTTTTACCTTATATTTCTGGTATGCATGGGACTTCCGGTGCTTACGATGGAGCTTGCTGTAGGCCGGGCCAGCAGAAAAAGTGCTGTGATGAGCTACAAGGCTCTTGAGAAAGAGGGCAGTAAATGGCATATTCACGGATGGATAGCCATGCTTGGCTGCTACATGCTCATGATGTATTACACAACAGTCTCAGGCTGGATGGTTGCGTATTTCTTTAAATTCCTAAAGGGAGATTTTACATCAGGCATGAATACTGATGACACGGCAGCTGCATTTGGAAACATGCTTGCAGACCCCAAGCAGATGGCTTTCTGGATGAT
It encodes the following:
- the pap gene encoding polyphosphate:AMP phosphotransferase; its protein translation is MLENWIKPQIPEEEELDERLHAARSKLSVLQMQIKEHGLPVLVLFEGWGTAGKGSVLGKVIKNIDPRFFKVATMDEPTEEERRKPFLYRYFVKIPANGKLEFLDSGWMDEVVKDVLHDKIGEKEYKKKIESVKRFERQLTDNGYLVMKFFFQISRKEQKKRIEVLKENKDTRWRVSGDEDWQNKHYDKCMHVFDRYLNDTNSPADPWYIVDAKNRKWAELQVLETLVSGIETALKNSNLAVPLLQNVFPLEKIPKLSEISLDKELSEEEYKKELKNLQSKLSELHNRLYRRKIPVVIAYEGWDAAGKGGNIKRITGALDPRGFEVHPIASPLPNEKARHYLWRFWNRLPKTGHIAIFDRTWYGRVMVERLEGFCSENEWQRAYNEINEFEKELSDWGAVIIKFWVQIDKDTQLARFEERQNTPEKQWKITDEDWRNREKWDLYETAVNEMLKKTNTTYAPWHVLESNDKKYARIKALKIVIDAIEAALENKTDKK
- a CDS encoding Cof-type HAD-IIB family hydrolase yields the protein MIKLIATDIDGTLVKDGSLLIDPEYMSVIDRLIDKGIIFVVCSGRQFSSEFKLFAPIKHKLLYITDGGTVVRTPKEILKTYPMDEDIWKGMCRMVRDELPACDYFAATPDFCFAEDGGSPIFHLLRDSYGFEMREVDDITRLDRNDIIKFTVFHPDKCEELCTPVFIPAWNKKAHLAAAGKEWVDCNAKGVSKWTALSYLIDRFDLLPDEVCCFGDNLNDIEMLQNAGISYAVSNARQEVIAAAKHTCAPYWENGVLSVLKSFL
- a CDS encoding alanine/glycine:cation symporter family protein, coding for MIVALIEKVYSFLWGDLIHIPLPGGGSVGISLLIILLIPTGIYFTVRTRLLPIRMFPDMIKALTGKKENKDSLSTFQTLIVSTATRVGMGNLVGVVAAISVGGAGAVFWMWITAIIGSSTAFVEATLAQLHKEPDPLYSGYRGGPAYYIHHYFEDKSGKKKKHVIIAVLFAISGLICWCGISQVISNSVTSSFENAFGVPPIYTTIILVAVAAVIVLRKNATVKVLDIVVPIMAVCYFAITIFIIIKNIGMMPSVFSRIFEEAFGIRQVAAGGFGAVLMNGVKRGLFSNEAGSGSAPCAAAAAECDTPVKAGLTQALGVFIDTIVICSCTAMIMLTAPENIVAGKEGMDLLQSAMRYHLGDFGVIFIAVTLFLFSFSTFLGILFYARSNVAYLFGDNWISQTMYKVLALVMLFVGGIAAYTFVWDLGDVGIGLMTIFNTGILYLMGGQAIKELRVFEESNKAQSNSQCSQQGDNVTQ